The region CGTTGTCGCAGATGTTTGATCAGGCCGGCGTAGAGACCCAGCAGATGCCAGCGACTCCGTTTGCCGAGAGAGACACACGGGATCGACAAGCGGTGGAGCTCCTCCGCGAGCGCGCCACCGTCGTACATCGTGAGAACCTCCACGTCGTGATTCCTGGCCGCCAACTCCGCGGCCAGCGTCACCAGTTGCCGTTCGGCACCTCCACGCTCGAGCGACCGGGTGAAGAGCGTGAGCTTCATGACCGTCCTCCCGCCGCAGCCAGAGCCTCGCGGATCGACGCCACGCGTTCGGCCGGAAGCGCACTCAGCCCCTGACCGTACTTCCGCTCTTCGGGTGTCTGACGGTCGTCCGTCGCGAACTGCTCTGCCAGGCGGAGTGCCTCGCGCAGAGCCAGCTCGGCATCGCCGAAGAGCGACTCGTGGATCAAGGCCTCGGCGATCACGAGGTGGGGAAGCGCCGCGATCGGTTCCAGCCGACGCGCGGTCTCCGCCTGCCGTCGGGCGGCTGCAGGATCACCGGCGTCGAGCAGGAAGAGCCCGTGTTCTAGCGCGACACCCGCATCGTAGGGCGACCACCGCGAAGCCTCGGCGAAACGGGAGGACGCTCGCTCACGGCAGGCCACGTCTCTGAAGAGCGACAGACAGATCCGCGCCTCGAGTCGAGCGGCTCGGCGATGGTAGACGGCATGACGGGGGCGAAGGTCGATCGCCCGCTCCCACTCCCCCCGGGCCTCCGCGTACAGCAAGAGATCCGGGGACCCGGCTGCGTACAGCCGCTGCTCGGCCATACGCATCGCAATCTCGGGGTCCAGCCGATGATGACGGGCCGCGCGATCGAGACGAGGCGGGGTCGCCTCACGATCCCGCCAGGAGGACCAGGGAGCCAGCTCACCCACGACCCAGACGAGGAGCAAGAGACCAAGAACCGCAAGACGACGGGGTCGGGCAGCGAGGAGTCGCGGGCCGCCGGAACGCCGCGGGCCCGAGAACAGGACCCCGACGAGGACGGCTGCCAGAAGGAAGACGGCCGGACGCATGCTGAGATTGTCGACACCCGACTGGACGACCCAGGCGGCAAGAGCCGCGAGGGCTCCGTCCATCCCCCAACTTCGCGAGCCGTCGGGAGACGTCAGGCGGAGACGTCGAAGACGCCGATAGATCGCGACGACGACCCACAGCGTGAGGGGAAGCCCCCATTCGACCGGCAAACGCAGCCAGTCGGAGTGCGTCGTCGAGAATCGTCGGTCATAGCGGTAGAGACCGACGCCGTCGGCGAAACGAACCGACTCCGCCGCATCGGCAAATTGCCCGACACCGACGCCGGTCCACGGATTGTCTGCGATGAGTGAGGCGACCGCCGATCCGATGCGGAGTCGATGAAAACGGAACGGGTCGTCCTGAGTGAATCGAACCAGAACGATCCCACCGATCACGATCGCCGAGCCGACCAGTCCCGCCAGGAGCCAGCGTCGTGAACGTGTCGACAGTCGGTCGCGATTCAGGATACCCAGCAGGACCAGACCGACGATCAGGCCGAGGAACGCCCCGCGGGACTGGGTCCAGAACAGACCGATCAGCGGCAACGGAATCCACCAGGCCGCCCGCGGGTTTCTGAACAGCCGCGCCGCCTGCAAAAGAACGATCATCGCCAGCCATGCGCCGGCATGGTTGGGGTTGAACAGCGTGCCGGCAGGTCGAACCACGTCCTCCCGTGTCCATGCCTGAACGACCATCCATACCGACTGGGTGGATGCGGCGACAAGGAGCCACGGTAGGAGCGTCTCGACGATCGTCACGCCGCGACGCGCGGTCAGCCATGAGACCGCGAAGAAGGCACCGCACTCGACGGCGGTTAACCACGCACCGTAGAGGTACGATCCCCGAATCATCGTAAGCGCGATCGCCAGCGAAAACGCGACGACCATCCATCGCAGCTCGCCCGTCGGCTCGTGGTCTGCCGGTCGACCGCGAACAACGACGACCGCGAGCCAGCCGACCAACAACGTATGCCAGACGAATCCAGCATGGACACCGGTTCCGCCTCCTCCGGCGAGCGCTGCCAGAAGCACCAGAAGCCAGCCGATGGGCCAGCGGCTCACGGTTCGACTCCGTGGATCCGACGAGAACCCATCTCGTCGACGAACGACGCATATTCCGGGGAGGTCGGATAGAGACGTTGCGATTCCAGCGCGTCGGCCAGCGCCCCCGGCCGATCTCCGCGGGTAAACCGAACCTCCGCCCGGAGCCGGCGAGTCGACGGACGCACCGGACTGGCGGAAACCGCTTTGTCCAGATCGTCCTGCACCTGTCGAAGTTGACCGGCGGCATCGGGACCGGGAACAATCGTCTCGAGTCGCGCGCGTGCCACACCGAGGTAGCCGTTTGCCGACCACGGCGCCCAACGCCGAGCCTGCTTCGCCAGTTCCCCGCGTCGCTGGGCCGCAGACGGGTCCGCGGTCCAGCGCAGGTCCTGTTGCAACGCATCCGACTTGTGACCCATCACGAAGACGACAAGGGCGATCGTGGCGATCGTACCGAGAAGCAGCCTCGCCCCGACCCCCGTCTCGGGAGCGGCAGCCGGGCCCGTCGATGAAATCCAACCCCGCAGAATCGCCGCCGTGAAGACGATCGACGGAAGATAGGCCGTGAAATCGGCGAGATTGTGGACCGCGAACGCCAGGAGACCCAGGGCCACCCCACGCCACCACAACGGGCTGTCGGCGGCGCGCCGCCACCACGGTCCGACGAAGCACCAGACAAAGAATCCGGACAACCCCAGACCCATTGGGACGCCGAACTCTGCGGCGTTCTGCATCACCAGGTTGTGGGCGTAGCGCGTCTCGTTGTCACCGACCTTCCGATACCGGGGGTAGGACTCGGCGAATCCGCCGGGTCCGACACCGGTCCAGGGGTGATCGGCGGTCATCTCCGCCGCCAACCGCAGGTTCTGCGCTCGGAGCACCCACGGATTCCCGGGGTTATCGAAGTCCCAGACCTCGCTCGCTCGAAATGCCGCGACACCGGCCAGCAGGATCAACAACGCACAGACCGCGGCGATCCAACCACGCCGAGCCGATCGAAGCGACAGGCCGGCGACGAGCATGGCGGCCAGCAGCGCCGCGGTGGCCGTCGCCGACACGGCGGACGCCAGGCCAAACATCTGCAGGACGAAGGTGCCGACGGCCAGGGCTCGTCCCCTTCCACGCTGCCCATGGATCAGGACGGCCGTGACCGGCAGGGTCAGGATCAGGTAGCCGCCCAGGGCTGCGGGCGTCGAGAAGACGGCAAAGGCCCGTCCGCCCTCG is a window of Acidobacteriota bacterium DNA encoding:
- a CDS encoding O-antigen ligase family protein, which gives rise to MRSQPRLDLLPLGLLGLLALLPPETRGHAAWAHGLLALLFVAIVVARGLKPSGSALALVLVAALGVGPWRALAVAPGSVIEPWALWLVALILGVGARGLPEQLRRGPWLPWTLAGLGGTLGLYAVYQQVYGLDALAERLRQGMMGAATQDWLVRAEGGRAFAVFSTPAALGGYLILTLPVTAVLIHGQRGRGRALAVGTFVLQMFGLASAVSATATAALLAAMLVAGLSLRSARRGWIAAVCALLILLAGVAAFRASEVWDFDNPGNPWVLRAQNLRLAAEMTADHPWTGVGPGGFAESYPRYRKVGDNETRYAHNLVMQNAAEFGVPMGLGLSGFFVWCFVGPWWRRAADSPLWWRGVALGLLAFAVHNLADFTAYLPSIVFTAAILRGWISSTGPAAAPETGVGARLLLGTIATIALVVFVMGHKSDALQQDLRWTADPSAAQRRGELAKQARRWAPWSANGYLGVARARLETIVPGPDAAGQLRQVQDDLDKAVSASPVRPSTRRLRAEVRFTRGDRPGALADALESQRLYPTSPEYASFVDEMGSRRIHGVEP
- a CDS encoding O-antigen ligase family protein, coding for MSRWPIGWLLVLLAALAGGGGTGVHAGFVWHTLLVGWLAVVVVRGRPADHEPTGELRWMVVAFSLAIALTMIRGSYLYGAWLTAVECGAFFAVSWLTARRGVTIVETLLPWLLVAASTQSVWMVVQAWTREDVVRPAGTLFNPNHAGAWLAMIVLLQAARLFRNPRAAWWIPLPLIGLFWTQSRGAFLGLIVGLVLLGILNRDRLSTRSRRWLLAGLVGSAIVIGGIVLVRFTQDDPFRFHRLRIGSAVASLIADNPWTGVGVGQFADAAESVRFADGVGLYRYDRRFSTTHSDWLRLPVEWGLPLTLWVVVAIYRRLRRLRLTSPDGSRSWGMDGALAALAAWVVQSGVDNLSMRPAVFLLAAVLVGVLFSGPRRSGGPRLLAARPRRLAVLGLLLLVWVVGELAPWSSWRDREATPPRLDRAARHHRLDPEIAMRMAEQRLYAAGSPDLLLYAEARGEWERAIDLRPRHAVYHRRAARLEARICLSLFRDVACRERASSRFAEASRWSPYDAGVALEHGLFLLDAGDPAAARRQAETARRLEPIAALPHLVIAEALIHESLFGDAELALREALRLAEQFATDDRQTPEERKYGQGLSALPAERVASIREALAAAGGRS